In the Ktedonobacterales bacterium genome, TGTCCGGCATAGCGACGCTCACAGCCCGCTGTGTCGCCGCCATTGCTGGGGCGAGCGCGGCGATCATTGACACACGCAAGACCACACCGGGGCTGCGCGCCCTGGAAAAATATGCTGTGCGCGTGGGCGGTGGGCGCAACCACCGCTTTGCCCTGGATGACGGCATTTTGATTAAAGACAACCATATTGCCGCCGCTGGAGGTGTCGGCCCGGCCATCGCTGGCGCGCGGCAGGGTGCGCCGCACCTGCTGAAGATCGAGGTGGAATGCGAAACGCTGGAGCAGGTGCGCGAGGCTCTGGCCGCCGGAGCCGATGTCATTCTGTTGGATAACATGGGTGTTGGGCAGCAGCGCGAAGCCGTCGCCCTGATACGCCAATACGACGCGCGTATCCTGATCGAAGCGTCTGGCAGCATCGGAACAGACCCGGAGCGGCTGGCAGCCGTTGCGGCTACCGGAGTTGATTTTATCTCCCTCGGCGCTCTGACGCACTCTGCGCCGAACTTTGATCTCTCGCTGGAATGCAGCGAGTAGAGCACAGCGGAGGTAGACGAATATGGCAATTCAATCACAATGCGCTGAAAGCCAGGAAACACGGATTCTGCCGGTCCTCGCCGAATGGCGCGCCCAGGAACGGTCTGGCGGCGCGGCTGCTTTGCATCGCCCACGCCATACCGGCGCGGAGCGGGCAGACAGCATCCCGCGTGAGTACGCGCTCATGTCCGCTGAAGAGCTTGACCACCGCATCGCCCAGGCCCGCGCGGAGTTGGGCGCGCGGCTGATCATCCTGGGCCATCACTATCAGCGCGACGAGATCATCAAATACGCCGATGCGCGCGGCGACTCCTTCAAGCTGGCGCAATTTGCCGCTTCCCACCCGGAGGCCGATTATATCCTGTTCTGCGGCGTCCATTTCATGGCTGAAAGCGCCGACATTCTCAGCGGCCCCCATCAGACGGTGATTTTGCCCAATCCAGCGGCGGGCTGCTCGATGGCCGATATGGCCGACATCGGCGAAGTCGAAGAATGCTGGGCTTCGCTGGAAAGCGCGGGCGTGCTGGACCCGGTGAGTGGTCCTGATGGCCGCGAACTGGCGGGCGTGATTCCCGTCACCTATATGAACTCGGCGGCCAACCTCAAAGCCTTCTGCGGGCGCAACGGCGGCATTGTCTGCACCTCCTCGAATGCCGAGGCCGTCTTGAAATGGGCGTTTGCGCGGGGGCAGCGCGTCCTCTTCTTCCCTGATGAGCATCTCGGGCGTAATACCGGCGTCAAGATGGGTATCCCCGACGAGCAGATGGTCGTCTGGAACCAGCGCGAACTGTTTGGCGGCATCGAGGATGAGGAGCAGCTTCGCCAGGCGCGCATCCTGCTCTGGAAAGGCTATTGCACCACCCATCAGCGTTTCACAGTGGAGCAGATCGCCAAAGCGCGGGCGGAGTATCCAGGCATCCGGGTACTCGTTCACCCCGAATGTCGGCGCGAAGTGGTAGACGCCGCCGATCTGAACGGCTCAACCGAATATATTATTCAGCAGATCGAAAAAGCGCCCGCAGGCA is a window encoding:
- the nadC gene encoding carboxylating nicotinate-nucleotide diphosphorylase, with the translated sequence MYNREGLQIDSALIARALEEDIGFGDVTTLCTVPAERTLTATIIARQPGVIAGLAVAAAVFHAVDVSLHIELLVDDGTQVAPDTLVARIEGSARSILTAERTALNFLGRLSGIATLTARCVAAIAGASAAIIDTRKTTPGLRALEKYAVRVGGGRNHRFALDDGILIKDNHIAAAGGVGPAIAGARQGAPHLLKIEVECETLEQVREALAAGADVILLDNMGVGQQREAVALIRQYDARILIEASGSIGTDPERLAAVAATGVDFISLGALTHSAPNFDLSLECSE
- the nadA gene encoding quinolinate synthase NadA translates to MAIQSQCAESQETRILPVLAEWRAQERSGGAAALHRPRHTGAERADSIPREYALMSAEELDHRIAQARAELGARLIILGHHYQRDEIIKYADARGDSFKLAQFAASHPEADYILFCGVHFMAESADILSGPHQTVILPNPAAGCSMADMADIGEVEECWASLESAGVLDPVSGPDGRELAGVIPVTYMNSAANLKAFCGRNGGIVCTSSNAEAVLKWAFARGQRVLFFPDEHLGRNTGVKMGIPDEQMVVWNQRELFGGIEDEEQLRQARILLWKGYCTTHQRFTVEQIAKARAEYPGIRVLVHPECRREVVDAADLNGSTEYIIQQIEKAPAGTQWAVGTEINLVHRLAAEHPDQTIFCLDPVICPCATMYRIHPAYLAWVLEGLLDGQIINQVKVDEDIAHWARIALDRMLATRG